The genomic interval cgctcagcttctcttcttcttctcttttttccttcatcCTCTTACTTTCTCGTGCTCGCGTCAAAtgcgctcttctttctgcgtctgcctctcccgtcttccCAACGCCTTCAGGGATGTCTTcaatgtgtgtctgtgctgTGGTCCCGAGACTGAGTTTCcgatttttcttcttcacttctcccTCTGGTTCGGTGTACGCCTTGAAGATGTATCCATTTTCCGACGGAGACTGGAGCACATCTGAAGCTTGCACCCAGTGGGGaacgcgtttctgtctccacatcGTGCAagctttcttcctcgatgTTTatgactcttcttctctccgacgccttcttcctcacctaTCGACTTTGCTCTCCCCTGCaagttccttcttctctgttgtctcgctctctctcgacccGTAGGTATCCTCTCGTCCCTCGAAAGTGCTATCCCCTCTCCGTTGCCTGTGTATTGTTTTcatctctccgttttctcccccttcCCGCCTGTAGTTTCTTTGCAGCGAGGCTGCTGCCGTTGAGAGCGCATCTGCAAAGGCGCCTGTGTCCTTCCACAGATGACGCCTGCTGTTGAGTCGTCTGCACAGTGGGATCCTGCGGAAGTCTCGTCAAGGCCGCGCTTTTGAGGAACTGTCCTCAGAAGAGAGAGTTGTTCTTGAGCAGCTGGGCCGTGTGTTGGCGACGTAGAGCTGGATGCTGAATGGTGCAGACCTGACCGGCATGATTCGCTGTCGCGCGCGCTTTCTCGCTGTCCACTGTTGCAGATGAATATCGCGACTGACGAGTTTGGCAATCCCTTCATCATCCTGCgagagcaggaggagaagaagcgtctgAAAGGCATCGAGGCGCACAAGTCGAATAttctggctgcatgcgccgtcgCCGACACGCTCAGGTCCTCCCTGGGTCCGAAGGGCATGGATAAAATCATCGTAGGACCCGATGGTCAGGTGACAGTTACCAACGACGGAGCTACGATTCTAAACAAGATGCAGGTAAGCGACGAGATGAGGAGGAGGCTTTTCGGTTTCGTCTCTGAAacgtggaggcgagagaggtcTGTCTCTCACTCTATCTTTCAATCGCTTTTATGCGACAGGTCCGTGGTGTCCTCGGGGAACGGGAGGGTGTGTAGAAGGGCAAACCGATCTCTCTTCTTGGATTCACCTTCCTCTCGGTTCGCTGCCCCCTCGTccgtcctgtctctccagcgagctgcatgcaatctctctctgtgcgtttGTGCGCTAGTCgcggctgctgtctcccctctgcaGCATggcgcctctcccctctgggagttctctctcgtgcaGCGAGGGCATCTGTcgcttcgttctcgcctttttccgTACGCTCCGCGGAGTGGCATGGTTCTCAAGGAAGTCGTCTCTCGTTTCAAAGCGCCTCTCTTTTCAGTCAACTGAAGCTGTGCAGCCGCTCCTCCTTTCGAACTCTGCCTGCAGGTGGAGCACCAGTGcgctcgtctcctcgtcgagCTCTCTCAGTCGCAAGATGCAGAAATCGGCGATGGCACGACGGGAGTGGTGATTCTCGCGGGGAACCTCCTCTCCCAGGCCTACCGTCTAATTGAGAAGGGACTGCACCCTCTGCGCATTGCGGATGGGTTCGAGAAGGCCAGTCAACTTGCTGTCGAGAGGATCAGAGAAGTCGTCATGAAAAAGGACGTCTACGACGCAGACAAGGAACTCCTGTGAGTCGCAAGGCAGCCGCGCCTGGCGGTCGAGAGCCGCCCCGTCTCCCGCGGAACCAGCAGTCCAGTTCGGCGCTTCTACTCGAAAAGAAGCTCTcacagagacaaaagggAACATGTctcgcacagagagagagagcgagagacacacacgcacgTAGACCGCAACGCCCCAAGTCAGCGGTAGACGTCGCGTCCTGTCAAGGACGCAGGGCAGAAGGTTGTTCTAAGGGCAGAAGGGGGGACTTTGGAGGGGAAGCGGTTCGATGGCCATTCAAGTGCGAAGAGTCCATTTTGCTCGAAGCAGGTTAAGTGACTGTTGGTGTCAATCGAAAAAAGAGGTCTGAAAGCCTGAAGGATGGTCTTGTCTtagccgtcttcttcgtcttcggacTTTTCTCAAGACAACTGTGACTCTGTCCCTCCCCCTGGtgctctccgtttcttcagcgtgcatgcagcgatgaCTGCGCTCGGTAGCAAAGTCGTCAGCAGCCACCAGCGGCACTTGGCAGAAATTTGCGTTCAAGCTGTTTTGACCGTCGCGGATCGCGAGCGAAACGACGTCAACTTCGACCTCATCAAGGTTCGGCTTCGGACATGGGCAGATCCACTTCAGTCAATCTCATCCACGGAGATTTACATCCTCCTCTCTATTGTGATGAACCtctgtatacatatacggATGTAGAGGTCGAGTGGGTCGCTGTAGTCAGCGGCCTTGTGCAATATGTCTTTACGTCTTGCTATGGAGATCCGTTGTTTCTGCAGGCGGCTGTCGGCAGCTGTAGCAGCATGCGCGTCGTTTATCCttgtacatgtgtatgttgtttcttttttttgagTGGGGGTCACCTGTTTTTTGTCCAGTTTTGTCTTGGAAgctgctttcttttcctgcacCCGATCTTCCAGATCGATGGGGGCTttcactttcttttctctgtgttgccCGGCTTCTTTCATCTCACGCCCGTTCCTCTTTCCTATTTCGCGTCCCCCTTGTCTCTCTTATGCCTCTTCTCTGGCTTCCTTATCTCcactgtgtctctccttttcggaCTTCCCTCGTTTATCTCCGGTCCTTTATCTGTCCTTTTCCGCTTCATcgcgctctgtctccgcgccccTCTAGTCCACCTGCCATCTCCTCGTCTTGGTGTTCTCCAGCGTCTGCGTTCATTAGTCTTTGCCACTACTTCCCACTGTTGAGATGCCAGACCGAAGCAGGCGAAAGTGGAGTGAATTTTTTTTATGCCCAATGgggcgcctcttcttcgcaggtCGATGGCAAGGCTGGAGGCCTGCTGGAGCAGACCATGCTCGTGAACGGCGTCGTGCTACACAAGGACCTGAGTCACTCGCAAATGCCATCGGTgacgaaaaacgcaaaaatCGCGATTCTCACTTGCCCCTTCGAGCCGCCGAAACCGAAGACCAAGCACAAACTCGACATCAAAACTGTTGAGGACTACAAGAAGTTGCAAGCGGCCGAACAGAAATACTTCACGGATATGATTCAGAAAGTCAAGGAGGCAGGCGCCAACTTTGTGAGTCTAC from Toxoplasma gondii ME49 chromosome VIIa, whole genome shotgun sequence carries:
- a CDS encoding T-complex protein 1, epsilon subunit (TCP-1-epsilon), putative (encoded by transcript TGME49_202370); its protein translation is MNIATDEFGNPFIILREQEEKKRLKGIEAHKSNILAACAVADTLRSSLGPKGMDKIIVGPDGQVTVTNDGATILNKMQVEHQCARLLVELSQSQDAEIGDGTTGVVILAGNLLSQAYRLIEKGLHPLRIADGFEKASQLAVERIREVVMKKDVYDADKELLVHAAMTALGSKVVSSHQRHLAEICVQAVLTVADRERNDVNFDLIKVDGKAGGLLEQTMLVNGVVLHKDLSHSQMPSVTKNAKIAILTCPFEPPKPKTKHKLDIKTVEDYKKLQAAEQKYFTDMIQKVKEAGANFVICQWGFDDEANHLLLHENIPAVRWVGGVELELIALATQGRIVPRWEELTEAKLGHAGVVREISSGTMGDKMIVIEECKNSKAVTVVVYGGNQMVVAEAERSMHDALCVVRNLIRDPRVVGGGGSAELAAAIAVENEADKIPGVEQYAVRAFADALTGVVEALAENCGLSAIEEVQRVKVKQRTENYPYFGLDCMLKGTDDMLKQNVVETFSSKANQIMLATQVVKMILKIDDVIAPNDYQ